A segment of the Halovivax limisalsi genome:
GCGAGCGAGAGCACCGTCTCGAGGACGGCCAGCGTCGCCGCCTCGGTGAAGTCGAGTCGACTGACGCGATCGTAGATCCAGACCTCGACGGTCGCGAGCTGCAGGCCGCCGAGCGCGAGGACGATGGGGAACGTCATGAACGTGAAGATGAACGTCAGGAGCGCGCCGGTGAGGATCGCGGGACGCAACTGCGGGAGGACGACGTCGAGGAACGCCCGCCGCCGACTCGCGCCGAGACTCCGGGCGGTCTCGACGGCGCGGACGTCGACGGACTCCCAGGCGGCGACGGTGACTCGCGCGACCAGCGGCGCGTTGTAGAACGCGTGGGCGAGGATCACGATCGCGAGCGGGTTCCACTCGATGAAGGGGTACGGCCCGAGGCCGACCGTACCGAGGACGGCGTTGAGCGTCCCCGCGTGGCCGAACGTGGCGTAGAAGCCGACGGCGACGAGGATTCCCGGAAGCACGAACGGCAGGATCGTCAGCGAGCGGATGGTTCGCCGGCCCCGGAAGTCGTACCGCGCGAGGACGGACGCGGCGGGCAGGCCGAGCGCCACGCTGGCGAGCGTCGAGAGCGCCGCCTGGTAGGCGGTGAAGCCGAACAGGCCCATCCTGACCCCCGGCGTGTCCACGGCGAGCCACGGAACCGGGAGCCCGAGACCCGGGACCGTCGCGACCGTCGCGGAGACCGAGATCGCGGTGAGCCAGCCCCAGAGCGAGGCGAGGTGACCGGGGATCGCCAGCGGGTCGGCGAACGCGCCGGCGAGGTCGCCGACGTAGAACGGGTCCGTGAGGACGTCGGTGAAGGCCGCGAGCGACGCCGAGCCCCCGTCGATCACGGCGTTTCTGAAGACCACCGCGACCGGCAGGTAGAGCACGACGAGGAGCACCGCCCCTGTGGCGAGGGCGAGCAGGGTGAGCGCGTGGCGTTCGAGCCGCTCGGCCGCTGCGGTCGTCGCGCGATGCCGGCCTCGATCTGGGGTGGACACGGCGTCAGTGGCCGGTTCGGTCGCGCGCCCACTCGTCGACCCACCCGTCGAGGTTACCCCGGAGGCGGTCGTAGCCGACGGTCACCGCCTCGGGCGGTTCGTGGGCGTACTGCTCGAACTCGTCGTCCAGGTCGACGTGGCCCGAACTCACAGCGGGGAACTGGACGTTTCGCTGGGCGATCTCCGCCTGGGCCTTTCTCGAGAGGACGAAGTCCAGAAAGGCGTAGGCCAGGTCCGGATTCGACGCGCGCTCGAAGATGCCCATTCCCTCCGGGTTGGCGTAGCCCTGGCCGTTCGGGAAGGCGATCTGGTGGCGGCTCATGTCGTGGCCCTCCGCCGAGGCGAACACCTGGTCGGTCGAGTACGAGACGATCATCGGGCGCTCTTCTTCCATGTAGGCGCCGTAGTAGGAGTCGCTCCAGTCGTCGAGGATGCGGACGCCGTTGTCGTCGAGTTCGTTCCAGTACTCGAGGTAGCCGTCCTCGCCGAAGGCGTCGATCGTCCACAGCAAGAACGCCTGGCCCGGATCGGACGTCTGGGCGTTCTGGGCGATCAGCGCGTCCTCGTAGGCCGGCTTCGTCAGGTCGTCGAACGTCTCGGGTTCGTCGACGACGGTCTCGTCGTAGACCAGGCTGATGTAGCCGGTGTCGTAGGGGAGCACGCGGCCGTGGGGATCGCCCATGTCGAGTCCATCGCGAATTCGGTCCGCTTTGGAGATGCGACCGACGTCGAGTTCGCGAAAGAGGCCGCCCTCGTCGAGGGTGTCGTCGATACGAGCGAGGTCGTCGATGTTGAGTCCCAGGTAGACGTCCGCGTCGAGCGACGCCTCCCGCTCCTCGAGCTGGATGTAGTGGTTGAGCCCGTTTTCGGGCGTCTTCCACTCGATCGTCGCGTCGGGATAGTACGTTTCGAACGTGTCTGTGAGCCAGGGCCCTGCGGGGTCGGTCCCGTCGATCATCGAGTCGTACGTAGCGATCGTGAACGTCCCGGATGGGTCGTCGGCGCCGTCGTCCGTTGCATCCGATCCCCCGTCGCCTTCGTCGTTCGTCCCGGTCTCGCCGTCGGATTCGTTCCCGTCCGCTCCATCGGAACCGTCGGCTTCCGAGGGATCGGACTCGCCGTCCGACCCGTCGTCGCCGTCGCGTGTCAGACACCCGGCGAACCCCGCGATCGTCCCGCCGCTTGCTGTTCCGAGAAACGTGCGTCGTCTCATTACTCTGTTGTTTCACCCGGTGGTCTTAAGGAGCAGGATTTAGATCCCATCTCGTCAGTCTCATCCGACATTGCGAACCCCACGCTCTCGCATCATCTTCGATACCGACGCCAGCCGAAGTCGATTTTCTGAACGACTTCGACTCGTGGGCGGGGACGAACCTGTCCAGACTGATCCGCTGTCGCAAGGTGCTGTACGGTCCGAATTCCCGGTTACGGTCGACCACCGAAACGATTAGGGCCGACCGGTTCCTACACCCGATTGATGTACTCCGCTCTCGGCTGGCGCTGGCGCCGTCCACCGAGAGCGGACAGTTTCGACGCCGCCCGCGTCGCGGCCTAACCCGGCGGGTGTGGGGTCGATCGCTCCCTTCGTTCTCCCGCGAATCGATCGCCGAGTGACCACGACCCCACAGCCACGTGGCTGTCAGCAACTCAGCCGACCAGATGCCACACCAGCCCGAATCCACACCGACCGACGCACAGCCGCAAGAATCGTCCGAGACCCACGCACCGACCGCCGCCGCTGACGGAACCGACTACGCGAAACTGATCGACCAGTTCGGCGCGGACCCACTGACCGACACCCAGATCGACCGCCTCCCCGACCATCCGGCGATCCGCCGTCGCACGTTCTACGCCGGACGAGACGTCGATCGCTATCTCGCCGCCGCCGCAGCCGGCGACCCGCACGCGATCGTCACCGGCGTCGGGCCGTCGGGATCGCTCCACCTCGGGCACGTCCTCCCGCTGTACCTCGCGAAGCGCTTCCAGGATGCGACGGGGGCGACGGTCTACCTGCCGCTGTCGGACGACGAGAAACTGTTCTCTCGAGATCTCGACTTCGAGACGATCGGCGAGTACACCCGCGAAAACCTGCGCGACGTCCTCGCCGTCGGGTTCGACCCCGAGCGGACGCGCATCGTCGTCGACACGGCCGACGCGGACGTCATCTACCCGATCGCCGCCTCGCTGGCCGCGCGCCTCACGCCGGCGACGGTCGAGGCGGTCTACGGCGAGTCGGACAACGTCGGCATGGGCTTTTACCCCGCGGTGCAGGCGACGCACCTCCTGTTGCCCCAGCTCGTCGGCGGTCGCCAGCCGACGCTGGTCCCGATCGCGGTCGACCAGGATCCCCACGTCCGCGTCTCTCGCGACCTCGCGGACGCGGAGGCCCTACCCGTCGAGAAACCGGGTGCCCTTCTCAGCCGCTTTCTGCCAGGACTCGACGGCCCGGGGAAGCTGAGTTCCTCCGACGACGCCCCGACGATCGAATTGACCGACGACCGGGCGACGGTGGCCGAGACGATTCGGACGCACGCCTACACCGGCGGGCGGGCGACGGTCGCGGAGCACCGCGAACGGGGCGGCGACCCGACCGTCGATATCCCGTTCCAGTACCTGCGCTACCTGTTCGAACCGGACGACGACGAACTCGCCCGAATCGAGCGGGCTTACCGGGAGGGCGACCTCCTCAGCGGCGAGCTGAAGCAACTCGCGATCGACCGGATCGCGGACGTTCTGGAGGCCCATCAGGTACGACGCAAGGCGCTGGGGAACCTATCTGACGAACTGGAGCCCTACCGGTTGACGGCGGCCGAACGCCGACGCGCGCTCGACGCGGCAGGCGTGCCACAGGCGCCGTAGCCGACGCCAGCATTGCGATCGATAGTCACCGACACCGGACACTGATCACCGCACCGCCACCAGTCCGAACTCGATCCGGCTGATCTCGCTCAACCGGTGGCTATTAGATCGGGCACCGATCACCGTAATTTACGTTCGAGGCTCGAAACCATGATGGGGCTGATTCAACCGGTGGTGTTCCTCGCCCTGGCGTGTTTGGGCTCGCTGATACTCGCCGATACGGTCGTCCTGTGGCGCGACTTCGGGTCGGCGACTCGGATTCTACTGGGACAGTACGCCGGAGGCGGAGTCTGCTGGCTCGCGATCGGGGCCTGGGGATTGGTGACTGATGCGTCGTTGATCACGCCGATCCCGGGGCCGTGGGCGGAGCACGAGGCGACCGAGCTGGTCTCGACGCTCGGACTCGTCGCGATGCTGGTCCAGCTGGGTCTGGTGGGTCCTCCGAAACGGCATCTGGATTTCGATCGTAGCCCGGCGATCGAGACGTTCAGGGACCGTCACTGCCGAGGGCGGAACCGGTAACGC
Coding sequences within it:
- a CDS encoding tryptophan--tRNA ligase, whose amino-acid sequence is MPHQPESTPTDAQPQESSETHAPTAAADGTDYAKLIDQFGADPLTDTQIDRLPDHPAIRRRTFYAGRDVDRYLAAAAAGDPHAIVTGVGPSGSLHLGHVLPLYLAKRFQDATGATVYLPLSDDEKLFSRDLDFETIGEYTRENLRDVLAVGFDPERTRIVVDTADADVIYPIAASLAARLTPATVEAVYGESDNVGMGFYPAVQATHLLLPQLVGGRQPTLVPIAVDQDPHVRVSRDLADAEALPVEKPGALLSRFLPGLDGPGKLSSSDDAPTIELTDDRATVAETIRTHAYTGGRATVAEHRERGGDPTVDIPFQYLRYLFEPDDDELARIERAYREGDLLSGELKQLAIDRIADVLEAHQVRRKALGNLSDELEPYRLTAAERRRALDAAGVPQAP
- a CDS encoding thiamine ABC transporter substrate-binding protein; its protein translation is MRRRTFLGTASGGTIAGFAGCLTRDGDDGSDGESDPSEADGSDGADGNESDGETGTNDEGDGGSDATDDGADDPSGTFTIATYDSMIDGTDPAGPWLTDTFETYYPDATIEWKTPENGLNHYIQLEEREASLDADVYLGLNIDDLARIDDTLDEGGLFRELDVGRISKADRIRDGLDMGDPHGRVLPYDTGYISLVYDETVVDEPETFDDLTKPAYEDALIAQNAQTSDPGQAFLLWTIDAFGEDGYLEYWNELDDNGVRILDDWSDSYYGAYMEEERPMIVSYSTDQVFASAEGHDMSRHQIAFPNGQGYANPEGMGIFERASNPDLAYAFLDFVLSRKAQAEIAQRNVQFPAVSSGHVDLDDEFEQYAHEPPEAVTVGYDRLRGNLDGWVDEWARDRTGH
- a CDS encoding ABC transporter permease, whose translation is MSTPDRGRHRATTAAAERLERHALTLLALATGAVLLVVLYLPVAVVFRNAVIDGGSASLAAFTDVLTDPFYVGDLAGAFADPLAIPGHLASLWGWLTAISVSATVATVPGLGLPVPWLAVDTPGVRMGLFGFTAYQAALSTLASVALGLPAASVLARYDFRGRRTIRSLTILPFVLPGILVAVGFYATFGHAGTLNAVLGTVGLGPYPFIEWNPLAIVILAHAFYNAPLVARVTVAAWESVDVRAVETARSLGASRRRAFLDVVLPQLRPAILTGALLTFIFTFMTFPIVLALGGLQLATVEVWIYDRVSRLDFTEAATLAVLETVLSLALTYAYLRYESAQSGLSRAGASPPPREPLFPDWRRALSPRRLAIVGYGLLALVVFVGPLASLVLGGFTDGGGFTLRHYAFLLERQVEGQSFQTLPLPAIRNSLVFGAGTLLVAVPMGVVISVVTTRAGRGGTLVDALAMLPLAVSGIVFGIGLLEGLVFGIALPGGWRLQLTGGVAIVAAHAVAAYPFVTRNVSPLLSSLDPAMVESARALGASRVRALRDVELPLIASGVVAGAAFAFAISIGEFSSTVILASGSDAYTMPVAVERYLGRRSGPALAMGTVLLAVTAVSFVVVDRVGGRFER